One window of the Anaeromyxobacter dehalogenans 2CP-C genome contains the following:
- a CDS encoding roadblock/LC7 domain-containing protein, translated as MGFREHLQEICRRCDGAVACTLMGMDGIEVDSHVEAEADVDLKSLLIEYSGLFRSAREASETHAAGGLAELSLSTDRILTVARVVNPEYFMVMALAPDGNFGKARYLLRVTAPRLRSEL; from the coding sequence ATGGGCTTTCGCGAACATTTGCAGGAGATCTGCCGGCGCTGCGATGGTGCGGTCGCCTGCACGCTCATGGGCATGGACGGCATCGAGGTGGACAGCCACGTCGAGGCCGAGGCAGACGTGGACCTCAAGTCCCTGCTCATCGAGTACTCCGGGCTGTTCCGGAGCGCCCGGGAGGCGTCCGAGACCCACGCGGCGGGCGGCCTGGCGGAGCTCTCGCTCTCCACGGACCGCATCCTCACCGTCGCACGCGTCGTCAACCCCGAGTACTTCATGGTCATGGCGCTCGCGCCGGACGGGAACTTCGGCAAGGCCCGTTACCTGCTGCGCGTCACCGCCCCCAGGCTGAGGTCCGAGCTGTAG
- the efp gene encoding elongation factor P translates to MAETLDTSAFRRGLKIEIEREPWEIIEFQHVKPGKGSAFVRTRIKNLMTGRTIEKTFKSGDVVGKPDIDEREMQFLYREGEHYNFMDNKNYEQTFLTAEQMGDAKNFIKDNTTTHILFFNGKAIGVTLPNSMDLKVVKCDPGIRGDTVSGATKPAELETGYVVNVPLFINEGDTLRIDTRSGEYLTRVAG, encoded by the coding sequence ATGGCAGAGACCCTGGACACCTCGGCGTTCCGCCGCGGTCTCAAGATCGAGATCGAGCGCGAGCCGTGGGAGATCATCGAGTTCCAGCACGTGAAGCCCGGCAAGGGCTCCGCGTTCGTGCGGACGCGCATCAAGAACCTGATGACCGGCCGCACCATCGAGAAGACGTTCAAGTCCGGCGACGTGGTGGGCAAGCCCGACATCGACGAGCGGGAGATGCAGTTCCTCTACCGCGAGGGCGAGCACTACAACTTCATGGACAACAAGAACTACGAGCAGACGTTCCTCACCGCGGAGCAGATGGGGGACGCGAAGAACTTCATCAAGGACAACACCACCACGCACATCCTGTTCTTCAACGGGAAGGCGATCGGGGTGACCCTGCCGAACTCGATGGACCTCAAGGTCGTGAAGTGCGACCCGGGCATCCGCGGTGACACGGTGTCCGGCGCGACCAAGCCGGCAGAGCTCGAGACCGGCTACGTGGTGAACGTCCCGCTGTTCATCAACGAGGGCGACACGCTCCGCATCGACACGCGGTCGGGCGAGTACCTGACCCGCGTCGCCGGCTAG
- the accB gene encoding acetyl-CoA carboxylase biotin carboxyl carrier protein: MATRPLKQQQPERTPEPAPTPGFTMEDVKKLVALVEKSDVTHIAWAKGEEKVVIRRGGVAAPAPVFHAAPVAAPVPAALAPVAAPAPAGAPKAEPKADKPGVEVKSPFVGTFYRAPSPDSPPFVDVGQKVKKGQTLCIVEAMKLMNEIEAETDGTVAEIYVQNATPVEFGEPLFRIVAG; this comes from the coding sequence ATGGCCACCCGTCCCCTGAAGCAGCAGCAGCCCGAGCGCACCCCCGAGCCCGCACCGACGCCCGGCTTCACCATGGAGGACGTGAAGAAGCTGGTGGCCCTGGTGGAGAAGAGCGACGTGACGCACATCGCCTGGGCCAAGGGCGAGGAGAAGGTCGTGATCCGCCGCGGCGGCGTCGCCGCGCCGGCGCCCGTGTTCCACGCGGCGCCGGTGGCCGCGCCGGTCCCGGCGGCGCTCGCCCCGGTCGCCGCGCCGGCGCCGGCCGGCGCGCCCAAGGCGGAGCCCAAGGCCGACAAGCCCGGCGTCGAGGTGAAGTCGCCGTTCGTCGGCACGTTCTACCGCGCGCCCTCGCCCGACTCGCCGCCGTTCGTGGACGTCGGCCAGAAGGTGAAGAAGGGCCAGACGCTCTGCATCGTCGAGGCGATGAAGCTCATGAACGAGATCGAGGCGGAGACCGACGGCACGGTCGCCGAGATCTACGTCCAGAACGCCACCCCGGTGGAGTTCGGCGAGCCGCTGTTCCGCATCGTCGCGGGCTAG